In a single window of the Osmerus eperlanus chromosome 2, fOsmEpe2.1, whole genome shotgun sequence genome:
- the LOC134034129 gene encoding claudin-4-like, with amino-acid sequence MINTQCSAPAGVKIVCVALGILGLVGAIVCCAVPRWKVSSFIGSNIVTAQSTEDGLWKTCVVQSTGQQQCKSYDSLLVLSSDLQAARALIIISCMITCLCLLLLCAGAEFTTCVQNESAKPKISLVAGIGLLLAGILLIIPVSWSAHIVIQDFYNPLVPQKKELGACIFVGWAGGVLLVLGGGLLCCFSSGGTAKYYTAHSKLLEIQSSDDQSIVLYSLV; translated from the exons ATGATAAATACTCAGTGTTCCGCACCTGCTGGAgtgaagattgtgtgtgtggccctTGGGATCCTGGGTCTCGTCGGCGCCATTGTGTGCTGTGCTGTTCCAAGATGGAAAGTGTCGTCATTCATTGGATCCAACATCGTAACTGCCCAG AGCACTGAGGACGGCCTGTGGAAGACCTGCGTGGTGCAGAGTACAGGCCAGCAGCAGTGTAAGAGCTACGACTCCCTACTAGTCCTGTCCTCTGACCTCCAGGCTGCCCGTGCTCTGATCATCATCAGCTGCATGATCACTTGCCTTTGCCTGCTCCTCCTGTGCGCCGGAGCCGAGTTTACTACGTGTGTGCAGAACGAGAGCGCCAAGCCCAAGATCAGCCTGGTGGCTGGGATCGGCCTGCTGCTGGCTGGCATCCTGCTCATCATTCCCGTCAGCTGGTCTGCTCACATTGTGATCCAGGACTTCTATAACCCCCTGGTTCCGCAGAAGAAGGAGCTGGGAGCCTGCATCTTcgtgggctgggctggaggggtgctgctggtgctgggtgGAGGTCTTCTATGCTGCTTCAGCTCTGGAGGAACTGCCAAGTACTACACAGCACATTCCAAACTGTTAGAAATCCAGAGTAGTGATGACCAGAGTATAGTTTTATACTCTTTGGTGTAG